The Planctellipticum variicoloris DNA window CCGCAAGAGGTTGTCCAGTGCAAGTTTCTGGCGGCGTCACTCGCCTTGCATCTGGTTCCCAGGCTCTGCCTCGCGCCATTGGCGGCTGACGAACGACGTTGTCGAGCGGTCCCGGCGGACCGCCCGAGACAGAGCCCGGGGACTCGTTCTGGGCGATTTCTCAAAAGATGAATTGACAGGCGATATATCGCGTGCCAACATGTGGTCATTCCATTCTCGACCCTCGTTCGTTCACTGAGGGGATTCGTATGAAGACGCAACGATTCGGTCCCGACCTGCTCCGCGGCAGCCTCGATCTGATGGTTCTGTCGATCCTCGCCGGCGGCAGCACCTACGGCTACGAACTGCAGCAGCGGCTGCGCGACGCCAGCACGAACCTCGTGCAGATTCAGGCCGGCACCCTCTACCCCCTGCTGCATCGCCTGGAAACCGACGGCCTGATCCGCAGTCGCTGGGAGTCCAGCACGGGCCGCAAGCGCAAATGGTACGACCTGACCGCGGCAGGCAAACGCCGGCTGACCACGCAGACGCAGGAATGGGATCGGTACGTGGCCTGCATCCAGTCGGTGCTGGCGCCGGTGCGGGCAGCGCTGCCAGAACCAGCTTGAGACGTTCCGGGTGGCACGTCCCTGAGTCCTCGAAGGACGTGTCTTTGAATCAAGACCACGCCCTTCGCAAAGCCTCAGGGACGTGCCACCCGAAATCCCTGTTTGATGATTCTCGATTTTGGAATTGTTTCGAATTTCGCGTTTCGGATTTTGTGCTTCGTCCGCAGGAGGTTCGCCATGACCGAACCGGACTTCGACGCCTATCTCAATCTGCTGTCGAAACTTCTCCGGCTGACGCGCGGCCAGCAGGCGGAGATTACGTCCGAGCTGCGCGATCACCTCGAAGAACGCTGCGCAGACCTGCTGTCTCAGGGCCATCCGCGTGACGCGGCGATCCGCCTGGCCCTCGACGAACTCGGCGACACGGCCGTTCTGGCCGGCGAGTTTGCACCGTCCCTTCAAGTCCGCCGCCGGAGAACCATCATGCGCTATTCGATTCTCTCAGCGTCGGCCGTGGCCGTCACGTTCGTCGTCGCGTCGCTGTTCGGTCCTGCGGGGCCGGAGCAGAGGGCCAACTCGGTTGTCGTGCAGGCACAGGACCAGCCTGCCGACGCAAAAGTGAAGCCGAATGCGGAACTCAAACCGCTGACGGAGGAGGAACTGCGCCGGCAGATCGAGGAGAAGCTGGCGCGACGCGATGTTCAGATCGATTTCACCGACTCGCCTCTGGAGGAGTCGCTCACGTGGATGGGCGACCTGCTGGATCTCGATTTCCTGCTGGACCGCAAATATCTTGAGGAGAGCGAAATTGCCGCCGATCAGCCGATCACGCTGCAGACCCGGCTGGGCGCGCTGTCTGTGCGGACGGCCCTCGAATTGATCCTGCATCAGGTGGGCGACAATCAGCTCACGTTCGCCATCCGCGATGGCGTGGTGATGATCACCGGACCCGCGGCGGACTATGAGAACGAAGTCTACGACTGCCGGGATCTGATCGCCGGGGTCCAGGTCGAAATGCGAGTTGGCAGCCCCGGGGGGCCGTTGGGGACCGGCATCGGC harbors:
- a CDS encoding PadR family transcriptional regulator: MKTQRFGPDLLRGSLDLMVLSILAGGSTYGYELQQRLRDASTNLVQIQAGTLYPLLHRLETDGLIRSRWESSTGRKRKWYDLTAAGKRRLTTQTQEWDRYVACIQSVLAPVRAALPEPA
- a CDS encoding permease prefix domain 1-containing protein, with the translated sequence MTEPDFDAYLNLLSKLLRLTRGQQAEITSELRDHLEERCADLLSQGHPRDAAIRLALDELGDTAVLAGEFAPSLQVRRRRTIMRYSILSASAVAVTFVVASLFGPAGPEQRANSVVVQAQDQPADAKVKPNAELKPLTEEELRRQIEEKLARRDVQIDFTDSPLEESLTWMGDLLDLDFLLDRKYLEESEIAADQPITLQTRLGALSVRTALELILHQVGDNQLTFAIRDGVVMITGPAADYENEVYDCRDLIAGVQVEMRVGSPGGPLGTGIGGMGGGGGGGGGYFQVGPFATAVLGQFGGGMGGGMGGGAAPAGGAEAGQGGTAPVIVCPLGNATSRAGQALIGVIQAATKPEMWEESDGEGGTIAEYDGLIIIHHSQRVHRKVEELLMKLREVRGKQRPAQPASLGEPLPGGGPQPGTISDPALQRSSGFPGQPTALPPGSLPGASRRPTYREEPAAEKPARTGF